The DNA window GTCAGGGAAGCTGGTATCGGCGAAGTGTCCGTTGTGGACCTGTACAAGACGCGCACGGTCCGCAGGTTCAGCGCGCTGCTCGGCTGACGGCGCGTCAGTCCCGCCAGTGGTGGACGGTCGGCGCGGCGGCGGTGAACCGCGGCCACACCAGGTCCTCGGTGTCCGGCCGTCCACTGTGGAGGAACGCGAGCCAGGACGCCCGCAGCCGCACGCCGAGGTCCCGTGTCCGCGTCTCGTCGGCACCGTCCAGCATCGGCGCCGACGCCCAGCTCTGCTCGTCGCCGAACAGGAACGGCAGCTCGATGCAGTGGCAGGCGCCGAAAACCGATCCCTCGGGGGCGTAGTCGAACCGGTACGCCCATACCCGCGCACCCGCGCGGCTCAGGTCGAAGGCCAGCGCGCGGGTGCCCCTGCCGAACACCGTCGCGCCCGCGACCCACGTCGCGGCGTCCGCCAGCACGGGGCCCAGCACCGGGATGCGGCGCACGGCGCGGAAAACCGGGTTCGTGGTGTGGAACGCCGCCGTTTCCAACGCGGTGGTGCCGATGAGGACGTCGAGATCGTCGGCCGCGGCGAGTGCGGTGCGCTGCCAGTCCTTCCACGACGGCAGCACGCCGGTCCCGCTGACCGGCATGAAGGGCGGCGCGATGGTCAGCCCGAGCCTGCCCGCCGAAACCGTGGCGACCCGGCGCTGCGCGTCGAGGATCTCGGGCACCGTGGCGGTACGAGGATCGGCATCGAGGAACGCCAGAAACCGCTCGGCGGACCGCTTCGCCTTCCGCGCGTCGCCGAGCCCGATGCCCAGTGGCACGCTTTGCACGATCGCGCGCCGGAACAGCCGCCGCGCCTCGGGGATGCCGAGCATGCACGCCACCGCATGCGCACCGGCCGACTGACCGGCCACGGTCACCGCGTCCGGGTCGCCGCCGAACGCGGCGATGTTGTCCCGCACCCACCGCAGTGCGGCGATCTGGTCGCGCAGACCGAGATTCCCCTCCGACACGCCGGGCGCGCGGAGGTACCCGAGCGCGCCGAGGCGGTAGTTGACGCCGACCACCACGACGTCGCCCTGGTTCGCCAGCCGATGCCCGCTGTACCAGTCCCACGATCCGGCGCCGGTCACGAACGCGCCGCCGTGGAACCACACGAGCACCGGGCGCGTGCCGTCGACACCAGGCGTGGTGACGGTGAGGTTCAGGCAGTCCTCCGCCTGCTCGGACTCCTCCGGCGCGCCCATGACCGCTTCGAGCCGCGACGGCAGTTGCGGTGCGATCGGGCCGTCGGCCGTCGCGTCGCGAACGCCGGTCCAGGATCCCACCGGCCGCGGCGCCTCGAAGCGCGCGCTCTCGGCGTAGCGCACGCCCCGGAAGACGACCAGACCCCGCTCCTCCCGGCCCCGCAGTTCACCGGCCGTGGTCTTCGCAGTCACCGTCATGGCGCCTCGTCTCGAGAAGTCCGCTCAGTTCGCAAGATGACTTGCGATCTCTTCCCAGGAAACTCCTCCGAGTGGCCGTAACGCAACTCAACTTGCGATGATTGCGGTCATGACGTCCCGCACACCGAAGGCCCGCCGCGGGGAGACCGTCCGGCGGGCTGTCCTCGCCGCCACCGCGGAGGCGATCGACACGGACGGCGTGGCAGGAGCCCGCATCGCGGACATCGCGGCGCGCGCGGGCGTTCACGAGACCTCGGTCTACCGGCGATGGGGCACCCGCTCGAACCTGCTTCTCGAAGCGGTCATGGATCGGCTCGACACCGCGCTTCCCCTGCCCGACACGGGATCCACGCGCGAAGACCTGACGAGCTTCTTCACCGCGCTGGCCACGTTCCTCACCACCCCGGCTGGCGAATCGCTCGTGCACGCCGCGACCGCGGGCGACCGCTTCGACGGGATGCGCCGCGAGTTCTGGGCGGCGCGGCTGGCGAGGGCGACGGTGCTCGTCGACCGGGGCGTCGACCGCGGCGACCTGGCCGAGGACACCGACGCCGAACTCGTGCTCGAAATGCTCGCCGGACCGATCCAGCTCCGCGTACTGCTCCGCGGGGAGGAGGTCGACCGCGGGTACGTCACCCGCCTCGTCGACCTCACCCTGCGGGCGTGGCGATGACGGATCAGCCGAGCGAAAGGGCGATCTCCTCGATCAGTTCCAGCTGTCCCCGCAAGCCCGTTTCCATGCCGGAGCCCATGATCACGTCGCGGAGCTCCGGTGCCTGCTGTGCTCGCGCACCGCGACGACGCCCGCTTCCTTGAGCACGTGCAGGTGTTTGGACACCTGCGGCTGGGTCTGGCCGAGTTCGCGCACGAGATCGTTGACCGCGCGCTCCCCCGCGACGAGGGCGTCCAGGATTTCCCGCCGTCAACCCGGATCGCACCGCTCGGCTGTCCCGGCGCGCGGTACCGGTGAGGCGTCGGCGATGCTGTGCGCGTGGAGTACGTGTCCCGAGTGCCGCGACCACCGCTGGACGGGCTGATCGACGACCTCTACTACCTGGAGGGCGCGCCGCCGTACGCCCGGCTGACGCTGCCGCCGTCACCGTCGGCGCTGCTCATCGTCAACCTCGGGGCGCCGTTCCGCATCCGCTCCGGCACCGACATCGAAGCGGCCGAGTACGCCGACGGCTGCGTGGTCACCATGCCCACCCGCGCGTTCGAGTTCGGCTACCCAGGCCGGACCCGGTCCGTCGGCGTGCACGCCAAGCCGTGGGGGCTGGCGCCGTTCCTGCCGATGCCCGCGGCCGAGCTGTGCGACCGGCCGGTGACGTTGGACCAGGTTTGGGGCAGGCCAGCCGTTGCCGAACTGCGAGACCGGCTCGCCACGGCGCCAGGACCGCACGAGATGCTCACGCTGCTCGAAGAGGAGCTGATGCGACGGCTGCACGACACCACCGGCCTGGGGCTGGTCCGCCATACGAGCGGCGTCCTCGCGGCGACCGGCGGTGCCGTGGCGATCGGCGACCTGAGCGTGGCGGCCGGTGTCAGCAACACCCATCTGGCACAGCGGTTCAAGCAGCTCGTCGGCGTCACGCCGAAGCGGCTGGCCCGCACCTACCGCCTCACCGCCACCGTGTTCGCGATCGACCCCGCCGGACCGATCGACTGGGGCGAGCTCGCCAGTGGGGCGGGCTATTTCGACCAGGCCCACTTCGGCCACGAGTTCCGGGCGTTCACCGGGCTCACGCCGACCCGGTACGTGGAAGTCCGGCGGCGGTTCCTGCGCGAACATCCCGGCCACGTGCTGGACAGCTGGCCGCTGCCCGCCGATTGATTTCTTACAAGAGCGACCGCCCTCGACACGTTAATTTGGGGCACCCCAAGCAAAGGAGAGCCCCGTGGGCAAGGTGGTCATGTACAGCTCGGTGTCGGTGGACGGCTTCGTCGCGGACGAGAAGGACCAGCCGGGGCCGCTGTTCGACTGGTTGTCCAGCGGTGACGTCCCGTTGGACGAGAGCGGCGCGCTGAAGGTGTCGCAGCCGTCCCACGACTACACCCGGCAGTACTGGGACCAGATCGGCGTCACGATCTGCGGCCGCCACGTCTTCGACCTCACGGACGGCTGGGACGGGAAGCCACCGAGCGGGATCGACCACGTGGTCGTCGTGACGCACCGGCCGGCACCCGAAGGCTGGGACCCCGAGGCGCCGTTTCACTTCGTCGACGGCGTCGAGGCGGCCATGGCCAAGGCGCAGGAACTCGCGGGTGATCGCATCGTCGAGGTCGCCGCCGGCGACGTCGGTGGCCAGATGCTTGCCGCGGGCCTGATCGACGACGTGCGCATGGACGTCGTGCCCGTCGTGTTCGGGTCCGGCAAGCGCTACTTCGGTTCGGTCCACGCGCAGCACCTGTTGGAGGATCCCGAGGTGGTGCTCCAGGGCAACCGGGTGCTCCACCTGCGCTACC is part of the Amycolatopsis sp. CA-230715 genome and encodes:
- a CDS encoding carboxylesterase/lipase family protein produces the protein MTVTAKTTAGELRGREERGLVVFRGVRYAESARFEAPRPVGSWTGVRDATADGPIAPQLPSRLEAVMGAPEESEQAEDCLNLTVTTPGVDGTRPVLVWFHGGAFVTGAGSWDWYSGHRLANQGDVVVVGVNYRLGALGYLRAPGVSEGNLGLRDQIAALRWVRDNIAAFGGDPDAVTVAGQSAGAHAVACMLGIPEARRLFRRAIVQSVPLGIGLGDARKAKRSAERFLAFLDADPRTATVPEILDAQRRVATVSAGRLGLTIAPPFMPVSGTGVLPSWKDWQRTALAAADDLDVLIGTTALETAAFHTTNPVFRAVRRIPVLGPVLADAATWVAGATVFGRGTRALAFDLSRAGARVWAYRFDYAPEGSVFGACHCIELPFLFGDEQSWASAPMLDGADETRTRDLGVRLRASWLAFLHSGRPDTEDLVWPRFTAAAPTVHHWRD
- a CDS encoding TetR-like C-terminal domain-containing protein, translated to MTSRTPKARRGETVRRAVLAATAEAIDTDGVAGARIADIAARAGVHETSVYRRWGTRSNLLLEAVMDRLDTALPLPDTGSTREDLTSFFTALATFLTTPAGESLVHAATAGDRFDGMRREFWAARLARATVLVDRGVDRGDLAEDTDAELVLEMLAGPIQLRVLLRGEEVDRGYVTRLVDLTLRAWR
- a CDS encoding helix-turn-helix domain-containing protein, which codes for MRELGQTQPQVSKHLHVLKEAGVVAVREHSRHRSSAT
- a CDS encoding helix-turn-helix domain-containing protein, with translation MPRPPLDGLIDDLYYLEGAPPYARLTLPPSPSALLIVNLGAPFRIRSGTDIEAAEYADGCVVTMPTRAFEFGYPGRTRSVGVHAKPWGLAPFLPMPAAELCDRPVTLDQVWGRPAVAELRDRLATAPGPHEMLTLLEEELMRRLHDTTGLGLVRHTSGVLAATGGAVAIGDLSVAAGVSNTHLAQRFKQLVGVTPKRLARTYRLTATVFAIDPAGPIDWGELASGAGYFDQAHFGHEFRAFTGLTPTRYVEVRRRFLREHPGHVLDSWPLPAD
- a CDS encoding dihydrofolate reductase family protein, whose protein sequence is MGKVVMYSSVSVDGFVADEKDQPGPLFDWLSSGDVPLDESGALKVSQPSHDYTRQYWDQIGVTICGRHVFDLTDGWDGKPPSGIDHVVVVTHRPAPEGWDPEAPFHFVDGVEAAMAKAQELAGDRIVEVAAGDVGGQMLAAGLIDDVRMDVVPVVFGSGKRYFGSVHAQHLLEDPEVVLQGNRVLHLRYRVRR